GACCGGTTCACCAGGGACCTCGACAGCGCGACCGCGATCGGCGGTGGTTTCGGCGGCCTGCTGGTCGCGCTGTCGCCCGCGATCGCGACGCTCGTCCTGGCGCTGGTGCCGCTCACCGGCCGCTGGTGCGAGTGGGGCAAGCGCCCGCCGCAGCAGCCGGGCCCGTACCAGGCGCCGCCGCCGGGTTACGGCCCGCCGCCGCAGCAATGGTGACTTCGCCGGAAAAATAATCGGGCGAGTTGTCGATCCGGCTCGGGTTCCTTCGACGTGTTGGTGACAGCAACTTCGGAGGAAGGATCGATCATGGCTCGCATTCCGGTTTCGCAGACCCACCTCACCCCCGTCGTCCTGGGCGTCGTCCGCATCGTGGTCGGACTGTTGTTCGCCTTCCACGGGCTGCAGGGGTTCGGCGCGTTCGGCGGCATCGACGGACAGGGCGGCGCCGCGCCGCTCGGGGCGTGGCCGGCCTGGTGGGCGAGCGTCATCGAGCTGGCAGGCGGGGTGCTGGTGCTGCTCGGCCTCGGCACCCGTGGCGCGGCGCTGATCTGCTCCGGCGCGATGGCCTACGCCTACTTCTCCGTGCACCAGCCGCTG
The window above is part of the Amycolatopsis thermoflava N1165 genome. Proteins encoded here:
- a CDS encoding DoxX family protein, giving the protein MARIPVSQTHLTPVVLGVVRIVVGLLFAFHGLQGFGAFGGIDGQGGAAPLGAWPAWWASVIELAGGVLVLLGLGTRGAALICSGAMAYAYFSVHQPLALLPLQNMGETAALYAWVFLLIAVAGPGRFALSSLLRRRAAERVERVPAGV